Proteins found in one Polymorphobacter fuscus genomic segment:
- a CDS encoding glutathione S-transferase family protein → MWRLFQYPLCPFSRKVRFACAVKAVPVELVLEKPWERRDEFAALNPAGQTPVMQKGEITLIDSAAICDYFEETVDRVPLLGSGPEDRAEARRLIAWFDQKFYAEVTAPLLSERMYKRLYSKQAPDAGAVRTASRNAEGHLDYLDFLLDRRRWLSGPAFGLADIAAAAQISVADYLGGIDWDGHEPARIWYSALKSRPTFRPLLAERMEGLPPPSHYDKLDF, encoded by the coding sequence ATGTGGCGTCTTTTCCAATATCCCCTCTGCCCGTTCAGCCGAAAGGTGCGCTTTGCCTGTGCCGTCAAGGCGGTGCCGGTGGAACTCGTGCTTGAAAAGCCGTGGGAACGCCGGGACGAATTCGCAGCGCTGAATCCCGCCGGGCAGACGCCGGTGATGCAGAAGGGGGAAATCACGCTGATCGATAGCGCCGCGATCTGCGATTATTTCGAGGAGACCGTCGATCGCGTGCCGTTGCTCGGCTCGGGTCCCGAAGACCGGGCGGAAGCGCGGCGGCTGATCGCCTGGTTCGACCAGAAATTCTATGCCGAAGTGACGGCGCCGTTGCTGTCCGAACGCATGTACAAGCGGCTCTATTCCAAGCAGGCGCCCGATGCCGGCGCCGTGCGCACCGCCAGCCGCAACGCCGAAGGCCATCTCGACTATCTCGATTTCCTGCTCGATCGCCGCCGCTGGCTGTCGGGCCCGGCCTTCGGTCTCGCCGATATCGCCGCGGCCGCGCAGATTTCGGTGGCGGATTATCTTGGCGGGATCGATTGGGATGGCCATGAACCGGCGCGGATCTGGTATTCGGCGCTCAAATCCCGGCCGACCTTCCGCCCCCTGCTTGCCGAACGCATGGAGGGCCTGCCGCCGCCATCACACTATGACAAGCTGGATTTCTAG
- the gltB gene encoding glutamate synthase large subunit — MTPIHAPFTASAAERARIAETGMYRPDMESDACGVGLIAATDGKASRRVVVAAIEALKAVWHRGAVDADGKTGDGAGIHVEIPIDFFHQHIIRAGHSPKANLLAVGQVFLPRTDLAAQETCRTIVESEIIGFGYKVYGWRRVPVDITVIGDKAMQTRPEIEQIMIAGPMPGLAGSRGTIEAFEKDLYLIRRRIEKRVIEAQTQGFYICSLSARSIIYKGLFLAEELSVFYPDLQDERFTSRFAIYHQRYSTNTFPQWWLAQPFRCLAHNGEVNTVRGNTNWMKSHEIKMAAAAFGEHSEDIKPLIPAGASDTAALDAVFEAFVRSGRDAPTAKLMLVPEAWQKDDTLPDHHRDMYAFFASIMEPWDGPAALAMTDGRWCVAGLDRNALRPMRYCLTRDNLLITGSEAGMVVIPESAVAMRGALGPGEMIAVDLDGDIGESPHFYPDRTIKDRIAAAHDYKSLVAGFTTFHSMAGHDGAQPGATYDRDELRRRQVAAGQTQEDMELILGPMVEDAKEATGSMGDDAPLAVISENARNLSHFFRQNFSQVTNPPIDSLRETRVMSLKTRFSNLGNILDDGARQEGVMVFDSPIMTNNGWNVLKHHFRSQVAEIDCTFDVAGGPEALRAAIARVRSEAEIAVRSGKSQLFLTDEHQSATRAGITMILATAGVHTHLVRKGLRTFASINVRSAEALDTHYFAVLIGVGATTVNAYLAQEAIADRHARGLFGALSYEACVQRYKKAIEDGLLKIMAKMGIAVVSSYRGGYNFEAVGLSRALVNDFFPGMPAKISGEGFDSLFINAQMRHEAAFDEDVVALPIGGLYRYRFNSEAHAYQANLIHLLQTAVARDSYSDYQKFSRGVRDQPPISLRDLLDFVDDTVPIPIEAVESQTEIRKRFITPGMSLGALSPEAHETLAIAMNRIGAKAVSGEGGEDPIRYKPYANGDNANSVIKQIASGRFGVTAEYLNACEEIEIKVAQGAKPGEGGQLPGFKVTDLIARLRHSTPGVTLISPPPHHDIYSIEDLAQLIYDLKQINPRARVCVKLVSSAGIGTVAAGVAKAHADAILISGNVGGTGASPQTSIKYAGTPWEMGLSEVNQVLTLNGLRHRVKLRTDGGLKTGRDIVIAAILGAEEFGIGTLSLVAMGCIMVRQCHSNTCPVGVCTQDDALREKFAGSPEKVINLMSFIAEEVREILAKLGVRSLDAIIGRTELLHQVNRGAEHLDDLDLNPILAKVDAPDHMRRFGIAGHRNEVPDSLDGEMIAEAGRLFDRGEKIQLTYTVRNTHRAVGTRLAGEITRRFGMSALAPGHVHIRLRGSAGQSLGAFAVQGMKLEVFGEANDYVGKGLSGATIVVRQLVSSVLPSQDNAIIGNTVLYGATAGKLFAAGRAGERFAVRNSGADVVVEGCGANGCEYMTGGTAVILGQTGDNFAAGMSGGMAFVYDADGSFETCVNRETVVVNRLASAHWEGVVHGLITEHAAETGSKWAAGLLAEWDRTRDRIWQLCPKEMLARLAAPLDDTPRLEAAE; from the coding sequence ATGACGCCGATCCATGCCCCGTTCACCGCATCCGCTGCCGAACGCGCCCGCATCGCCGAAACCGGCATGTATCGGCCGGACATGGAATCGGATGCCTGCGGCGTCGGGTTGATCGCAGCGACCGACGGCAAGGCCTCGCGCCGCGTCGTCGTCGCCGCCATCGAGGCATTGAAGGCGGTGTGGCACCGCGGCGCCGTCGATGCCGATGGCAAGACCGGCGATGGCGCCGGCATCCATGTCGAAATCCCGATCGACTTCTTCCACCAGCACATCATCCGCGCCGGCCACAGCCCCAAGGCCAATCTGCTCGCCGTCGGCCAGGTGTTCCTGCCGCGCACCGATCTGGCGGCGCAGGAAACCTGCCGCACCATCGTCGAATCCGAAATCATCGGCTTTGGCTACAAGGTCTATGGCTGGCGCCGGGTGCCGGTGGACATCACCGTCATCGGCGACAAGGCGATGCAGACCCGCCCCGAGATCGAACAGATCATGATCGCCGGTCCGATGCCGGGGCTGGCCGGGTCGCGCGGCACCATCGAGGCGTTCGAAAAGGACCTCTACCTCATCCGCCGCCGCATCGAGAAGCGGGTCATCGAAGCGCAGACCCAGGGCTTCTACATCTGCTCGCTGTCGGCGCGGTCGATCATCTACAAGGGGCTGTTTCTCGCCGAAGAACTGTCGGTCTTCTACCCCGATCTGCAGGACGAGCGCTTCACCTCGCGCTTCGCCATCTATCACCAGCGTTACAGCACCAACACCTTCCCGCAATGGTGGCTGGCGCAGCCGTTCCGCTGCCTTGCGCACAATGGCGAGGTCAACACCGTCCGCGGCAACACCAACTGGATGAAAAGCCACGAGATCAAGATGGCGGCGGCGGCCTTTGGCGAACATTCCGAAGACATCAAGCCGCTCATCCCCGCCGGTGCCTCCGACACCGCCGCGCTCGATGCGGTGTTCGAAGCGTTCGTGCGCTCGGGCCGCGATGCCCCGACCGCCAAGCTGATGCTGGTGCCCGAAGCCTGGCAGAAGGACGACACGCTGCCCGACCACCACCGCGACATGTACGCCTTTTTCGCCAGCATCATGGAGCCGTGGGATGGCCCCGCCGCGCTGGCGATGACCGATGGCCGCTGGTGCGTCGCGGGGCTGGATCGCAACGCCCTGCGCCCGATGCGCTATTGCCTGACGCGCGACAATCTTCTCATCACCGGCTCCGAAGCGGGCATGGTCGTCATTCCCGAAAGCGCCGTGGCGATGCGCGGCGCGCTCGGCCCGGGGGAGATGATCGCTGTCGATCTGGATGGCGACATCGGCGAAAGCCCGCACTTCTACCCGGACCGGACGATCAAGGACCGGATTGCCGCGGCGCACGACTATAAATCGCTGGTCGCCGGCTTCACCACCTTCCATTCGATGGCGGGTCATGATGGCGCCCAGCCCGGCGCCACCTACGACCGCGACGAACTGCGCCGCCGCCAGGTTGCCGCCGGCCAGACGCAGGAGGACATGGAGCTGATCCTGGGGCCGATGGTGGAGGACGCCAAGGAAGCCACCGGCAGCATGGGCGATGACGCACCGCTCGCGGTCATTTCCGAAAATGCCCGCAACCTGTCGCATTTCTTCCGCCAGAATTTCAGCCAGGTCACCAACCCGCCGATCGACAGCCTGCGCGAAACCCGGGTGATGAGCCTGAAGACGCGCTTTTCCAACCTGGGCAACATCCTCGACGATGGCGCCCGCCAGGAAGGCGTGATGGTGTTCGATTCGCCGATCATGACCAACAATGGCTGGAACGTGCTGAAGCACCATTTCCGCAGCCAGGTTGCCGAAATCGACTGCACCTTCGACGTCGCCGGCGGCCCGGAGGCATTGCGTGCCGCCATTGCCCGCGTGCGGTCGGAAGCCGAGATCGCCGTGCGGTCGGGCAAGAGCCAGCTGTTCCTGACCGACGAGCACCAGTCCGCCACCCGCGCCGGCATCACCATGATCCTCGCCACCGCCGGCGTGCACACGCATCTGGTGCGCAAGGGATTGCGGACCTTTGCGTCGATCAACGTGCGGTCGGCCGAAGCGCTCGACACCCATTATTTCGCGGTGCTGATCGGGGTCGGCGCCACCACGGTCAACGCCTATCTGGCACAGGAAGCGATTGCGGACCGCCACGCTCGCGGGCTGTTCGGCGCGCTGAGCTATGAAGCGTGTGTCCAGCGCTACAAGAAGGCCATCGAGGACGGACTGCTCAAGATCATGGCGAAGATGGGCATCGCTGTCGTCTCCTCCTATCGCGGCGGCTACAACTTCGAAGCCGTCGGGCTGAGCCGGGCGTTGGTCAACGACTTTTTCCCCGGAATGCCGGCGAAGATCTCGGGCGAGGGTTTCGATTCGCTGTTCATCAACGCCCAGATGCGCCACGAGGCGGCGTTCGACGAGGACGTCGTCGCGCTGCCGATCGGTGGGCTGTACCGCTATCGCTTCAATTCCGAGGCCCATGCCTATCAGGCCAACCTCATCCACCTGCTGCAGACCGCCGTGGCGCGCGACAGCTATTCCGATTATCAGAAATTCTCGCGCGGCGTGCGCGACCAGCCGCCGATCTCGCTGCGCGACCTGCTGGATTTCGTCGACGACACGGTGCCGATCCCGATCGAAGCGGTTGAATCGCAGACCGAAATCCGCAAGCGCTTCATCACGCCGGGCATGAGCCTGGGCGCATTGTCGCCCGAGGCGCATGAAACGCTCGCCATCGCCATGAACCGCATCGGCGCCAAGGCGGTCAGCGGCGAAGGCGGCGAGGATCCGATCCGCTACAAACCCTATGCCAATGGCGACAACGCCAATTCGGTGATCAAGCAGATCGCCAGCGGGCGTTTCGGCGTCACCGCCGAATATCTTAACGCCTGCGAGGAAATCGAGATCAAGGTCGCGCAGGGCGCCAAGCCCGGCGAGGGCGGGCAGCTGCCGGGCTTCAAGGTCACCGACCTCATTGCGCGGCTACGCCATTCGACCCCCGGCGTCACGCTGATCTCGCCGCCGCCGCACCATGACATCTATTCGATCGAGGACCTGGCGCAGCTCATCTATGACCTGAAGCAGATCAATCCGCGCGCGCGGGTCTGCGTCAAGCTGGTCAGCTCGGCCGGCATCGGCACGGTCGCCGCCGGTGTCGCCAAGGCGCATGCCGACGCCATCCTGATTTCGGGCAATGTCGGCGGCACCGGCGCCTCCCCGCAGACCAGCATCAAATATGCCGGGACGCCGTGGGAAATGGGGCTGTCCGAAGTCAACCAGGTGCTGACGCTCAACGGGCTGCGCCACCGCGTCAAGCTGCGCACCGATGGCGGGCTGAAGACCGGCCGCGACATCGTCATCGCCGCCATATTGGGCGCCGAGGAGTTCGGCATCGGTACGCTCAGCCTGGTCGCCATGGGCTGCATCATGGTGCGCCAGTGCCACAGCAACACCTGCCCGGTCGGCGTCTGCACGCAGGACGATGCTTTGCGGGAGAAGTTCGCCGGCAGCCCCGAAAAGGTCATCAACCTGATGAGCTTCATCGCCGAGGAAGTCCGCGAGATCCTGGCAAAGCTGGGGGTGCGCTCGCTCGACGCGATCATCGGCCGCACCGAGCTGCTCCACCAGGTCAACCGCGGTGCCGAACACCTCGACGACCTCGATCTGAACCCCATCCTCGCCAAGGTCGATGCCCCCGACCATATGCGCCGCTTCGGCATCGCGGGGCACCGCAACGAGGTCCCCGACAGCCTCGACGGCGAGATGATCGCCGAGGCCGGGCGGCTGTTCGATCGCGGTGAAAAGATCCAGCTGACCTATACGGTGCGCAACACGCATCGCGCCGTCGGCACGCGCCTTGCCGGCGAAATCACCCGCCGCTTCGGCATGTCGGCACTGGCGCCCGGCCATGTCCACATCCGGCTGCGCGGCTCCGCCGGCCAGAGCCTGGGCGCCTTCGCCGTGCAGGGGATGAAGCTGGAAGTGTTCGGCGAGGCCAATGACTATGTCGGCAAGGGCCTTTCGGGCGCCACCATCGTCGTGCGCCAGCTGGTATCATCGGTGCTGCCCAGCCAGGACAACGCCATCATCGGCAACACCGTCCTCTACGGTGCCACCGCCGGCAAGTTGTTCGCCGCCGGCCGCGCCGGGGAACGCTTTGCCGTGCGCAACAGCGGCGCCGACGTCGTCGTCGAAGGCTGCGGCGCCAATGGCTGCGAATATATGACCGGCGGCACCGCCGTCATCCTCGGCCAGACCGGCGACAATTTCGCGGCCGGGATGAGCGGCGGCATGGCCTTTGTCTATGATGCCGACGGCAGCTTCGAAACCTGCGTCAACCGCGAAACGGTCGTCGTCAATCGCCTCGCCAGCGCCCATTGGGAAGGCGTCGTCCATGGCCTGATCACCGAACACGCCGCCGAAACGGGGTCGAAATGGGCCGCCGGCCTGCTGGCGGAATGGGACCGCACCCGCGATCGCATCTGGCAATTGTGCCCGAAGGAGATGTTGGCGCGACTGGCCGCGCCGCTCGACGATACGCCCCGCCTGGAAGCAGCGGAATGA
- a CDS encoding DUF2059 domain-containing protein, translating to MFIRLLAVAAFSTAIAAAPAVAQTPAKAPAKAPAKAAALDPAAVAAARALVQQLDVQGQINRSLNQNVEVMRTGVAMRSMLAQQPGFAQAYTANRAKFDAALKNAGAIQARVAEKVIRESSAAIVEQAVQAYARNYTAAEIQGLSAFFKTPLGQALNSRQPRVTAEIGEASTRMIGTRIDAGMKAAAPQLQAALAPLNTPPSPAPKK from the coding sequence ATGTTCATTCGCCTGCTTGCCGTCGCCGCTTTCTCCACCGCCATCGCCGCGGCCCCGGCCGTTGCCCAAACGCCGGCCAAGGCACCCGCCAAGGCGCCGGCCAAGGCCGCCGCGCTCGACCCGGCCGCCGTCGCCGCGGCGCGCGCGCTGGTCCAGCAGCTCGATGTCCAGGGCCAGATCAACCGCAGCCTCAACCAGAATGTCGAGGTGATGCGGACAGGGGTCGCCATGCGGTCGATGCTGGCGCAGCAGCCCGGGTTCGCCCAGGCCTATACCGCCAACCGCGCCAAGTTCGACGCAGCGCTGAAGAACGCCGGCGCCATCCAGGCGCGGGTGGCGGAAAAGGTCATCCGCGAAAGCAGCGCGGCGATCGTCGAACAGGCCGTGCAGGCCTATGCCCGCAATTACACCGCCGCCGAGATCCAGGGGCTTTCGGCCTTCTTCAAGACGCCGCTCGGCCAGGCGCTCAACAGCCGCCAGCCGCGCGTCACCGCCGAAATCGGCGAGGCCAGCACCCGCATGATCGGCACCCGCATCGATGCCGGCATGAAGGCAGCCGCGCCCCAGTTGCAGGCCGCGCTCGCCCCGCTCAACACCCCGCCGTCCCCCGCGCCCAAGAAATAA
- a CDS encoding DUF2059 domain-containing protein, producing MMRSIAAAAALLAAGPVLAQAAPPAAQAADIDPARLASATRLVDAVMPASLRDNLINQTTGTMMANVNRSVLDSPQMTAMFQKQPRARAIVERYMAQQADETRVTMRETMPAMMTVMARAYARRLTVAQMEEAQRFFATAAGQAYVFAAPAVMADPEFAALMQTTMAKAMARMPVRAKAMLDELKALESGTTTN from the coding sequence ATGATGCGATCGATCGCTGCGGCGGCGGCCCTGCTGGCGGCTGGCCCGGTCCTGGCGCAAGCAGCGCCGCCCGCTGCGCAAGCCGCCGACATCGATCCGGCGCGGCTGGCGTCGGCAACGCGGTTGGTCGATGCGGTGATGCCGGCATCCCTGCGCGACAATCTGATCAACCAGACCACCGGCACGATGATGGCGAACGTCAACCGGTCGGTGCTCGATTCGCCGCAGATGACGGCGATGTTCCAGAAACAGCCGCGCGCCCGCGCCATCGTCGAGCGTTACATGGCGCAGCAAGCCGATGAGACGCGCGTGACGATGCGCGAGACCATGCCCGCGATGATGACGGTGATGGCGCGCGCCTATGCCCGCCGACTGACGGTGGCGCAGATGGAAGAGGCCCAGCGCTTTTTCGCCACGGCCGCCGGCCAGGCCTATGTGTTCGCAGCGCCTGCCGTCATGGCAGACCCCGAATTCGCCGCCCTGATGCAGACGACGATGGCCAAGGCCATGGCGCGCATGCCGGTCCGGGCCAAGGCGATGCTTGACGAATTGAAGGCGCTGGAGTCAGGCACCACCACCAACTGA
- a CDS encoding NAD(P)-dependent oxidoreductase: MADVRMLKFTDRAQAYPPKRAADERAQDFLEIARPYIVAKAEEQAARCSQCGVPFCQVHCPLHNNIPDWLKLTAEGRLEEAYELSAATSTMPEICGRICPQDRLCEGNCVIEKDFGSVTIGSVEKFVTDNAWDNGWVKPVRIIADRSAQSVGIIGAGPAGLSAAELLRIKGYDVHVYDRHDRAGGLLTYGIPGFKLEKPVVMRRVQRLIDAGIVFHQGFEVGRDASLAELRDRHDAILIATGVYAARQVDVPGADAANVLEALDYLTASNRAGFGDRVADGQRFDAAGKHVVVIGGGDTAMDCVRTAVRQGAASVKCLYRRDRANMPGSVREVAHAEEEGVEFVWLAAPAAIGGDSVTATRMRLGQPGADGRRAPEAEPGGEFTAPADIVIKALGFDAEPLPVLFGAPELSVTRWGTLRVDGATMMASIPGVFGAGDIVRGASLVVWAVRDGRDVTAQIHRYLRAKVESAQAA; this comes from the coding sequence ATGGCCGATGTCAGGATGCTGAAGTTTACCGACCGGGCCCAGGCCTATCCGCCGAAGCGTGCGGCCGACGAACGCGCGCAGGATTTCCTGGAGATTGCCAGGCCCTATATCGTCGCCAAGGCCGAAGAGCAGGCCGCGCGCTGTTCGCAGTGCGGCGTGCCGTTCTGCCAGGTCCATTGCCCGCTCCACAACAATATCCCTGACTGGCTCAAGCTGACCGCCGAAGGCCGGCTGGAGGAAGCCTATGAGCTGTCCGCGGCAACGAGCACGATGCCGGAAATTTGCGGCCGCATCTGCCCACAGGACCGGCTGTGCGAGGGCAATTGCGTCATCGAGAAGGATTTCGGCAGCGTCACCATCGGATCGGTGGAAAAGTTCGTCACCGACAATGCCTGGGACAATGGCTGGGTGAAGCCGGTGCGGATCATCGCCGATCGTTCGGCGCAATCGGTCGGCATCATCGGCGCGGGCCCTGCCGGGTTGAGCGCCGCCGAATTGCTGCGCATCAAGGGGTATGATGTCCATGTCTATGATCGGCATGACCGCGCTGGCGGCCTGCTGACCTATGGCATTCCGGGCTTCAAGCTGGAAAAGCCCGTCGTGATGCGCCGGGTGCAGCGGCTGATCGACGCCGGCATCGTCTTTCACCAGGGCTTTGAAGTCGGCCGCGATGCCAGCCTTGCCGAACTGCGGGACCGCCACGACGCCATCCTGATCGCCACAGGGGTCTATGCCGCGCGCCAGGTCGATGTGCCGGGTGCCGACGCCGCCAATGTCCTCGAAGCGCTCGACTATCTGACGGCATCGAACCGCGCCGGCTTCGGCGACCGCGTGGCCGACGGCCAGCGGTTCGACGCCGCCGGCAAGCATGTCGTCGTCATCGGCGGCGGCGATACGGCGATGGACTGCGTCCGCACCGCGGTGCGCCAGGGCGCCGCCAGCGTCAAATGCCTGTACCGGCGTGACCGCGCCAACATGCCCGGGTCGGTGCGCGAGGTCGCCCATGCCGAGGAGGAAGGCGTCGAATTCGTCTGGCTGGCAGCGCCCGCCGCCATCGGCGGCGACAGCGTCACCGCCACACGGATGCGGCTGGGCCAGCCCGGCGCCGATGGCCGCCGCGCGCCGGAAGCCGAGCCGGGCGGCGAGTTCACCGCGCCCGCCGACATCGTCATCAAGGCACTGGGCTTCGACGCCGAGCCGCTGCCGGTGCTGTTCGGCGCCCCCGAACTGTCGGTGACGCGCTGGGGCACGCTGCGCGTCGACGGCGCGACGATGATGGCGTCCATCCCCGGCGTGTTCGGCGCGGGCGACATCGTCCGCGGCGCCTCGCTGGTGGTCTGGGCGGTCCGCGACGGCCGCGACGTGACGGCGCAGATCCATCGCTACCTCCGCGCCAAGGTCGAATCGGCGCAGGCGGCATGA